In Phragmites australis chromosome 24, lpPhrAust1.1, whole genome shotgun sequence, the following are encoded in one genomic region:
- the LOC133907853 gene encoding uncharacterized protein LOC133907853 yields MPQNQEANTSQRIKVSRMHLTLSPVRTTRKAAAHARSASQPCHHSHPALARLDGGVRELRSWSASASSSGMSSGSGLALVEAVLVALEELLAAPRAAVALHDADDQVLEGFLALADAYSTFGSALLAAKQSVAEARAGVRRGDGAMLAASVCAHRRTEKELCHLAATMRHATVASSRPAGVTTDTEVVDVVAEAAVAIAEASAVVFLGCAAMSPGVSAVVHTLSSRKWLARLGVVLADRKVVPQTAVAALEELEECIGAVESGSEKVFRKLLQARVLLLNIHNPL; encoded by the coding sequence ATGCCGCAAAACCAAGAAGCCAATACTAGTCAAAGAATCAAGGTCTCAAGGATGCACCTAACGCTTAGCCCTGTGAGGACGAcgaggaaggcggcggcgcACGCGCGGTCGGCGAGCCAGCCATGCCACCACTCGCACCCCGCGCTCGCGCGCCTCGACGGCGGCGTCCGCGAGCTCAGGTCGTGGTCCGCCTCGGCCTCGAGCTCGGGCATGTCCTCTGGGTCAGGGCTCGCGCTCGTGGAGGCCGTACTGGTCGCGTTAGAAGAGCTGCTCGCGGCACCGCGAGCCGCGGTGGCCCTCCACGACGCCGACGACCAGGTCCTCGAAGGCTTCCTCGCGCTAGCCGACGCGTACAGCACGTTCGGGTCTGCGCTGCTCGCGGCGAAGCAGAGCGTGGCGGAGGCTCGGGCCGGCGTCCGGCGCGGGGACGGCGCGATGCTGGCCGCGTCTGTGTGCGCGCACAGGCGAACTGAGAAGGAGCTGTGTCACCTCGCCGCAACAATGCGGCACGCGACAGTGGCGTCGTCGAGGCCGGCAGGTGTCACCACGGACACCGAGGTGGTCGACGTGGTggcggaggcggccgtggcCATAGCCGAAGCGTCTGCGGTCGTCTTCTTGGGGTGCGCGGCTATGTCGCCGGGCGTGTCGGCCGTGGTACATACGTTGTCCTCGCGCAAGTGGCTAGCGAGGCTGGGCGTCGTGCTGGCAGACAGGAAAGTAGTGCCGCAGACGGCGGTGGCAGCATTGGAGGAGCTAGAGGAATGCATTGGTGCGGTCGAGAGCGGGAGCGAGAAGGTGTTCAGGAAGCTGCTGCAGGCTAGAGTTTTACTCCTGAACATCCATAATCCGTTGTAA